The Apibacter raozihei genome contains a region encoding:
- a CDS encoding DUF2931 family protein, which produces MLLILNSVVAVSCQDQNKQQMNEKFQWKETISCPSGYPVDVFRGGLESNDGRFTSLFSGIVDNGEWGSEGRSMSNGLKPLPERLHVIWISYAEKTFYEVDTAIDREKIYRLFSRGYYTPSMNKQSPEPFKESYLTINVGFAPGGVVVIWVGGVGRQIEIGRYQAKKNTIPQEVIDKLKEEPVYSMLRPEYQESVMKNPGIVPPEVQQAHQGKPIPFGLWDSYRKPYPWKVNFVLLEEAVLDDMTLFLYNGEMETLFGDDQIDQFRIPQELKWNTPTPRPDPKQINFNRIQNKEIFAGSVTFNEEEIFQAFEELGSQLRPGEELRLTIRISQDQTDASVWLEANGKKTGLHQSEVKIF; this is translated from the coding sequence GTGCTACTGATACTTAATTCGGTCGTAGCAGTTTCCTGTCAGGACCAAAACAAACAACAGATGAATGAAAAATTTCAATGGAAAGAAACGATTTCCTGTCCGTCTGGCTATCCGGTAGATGTGTTTAGAGGAGGGCTGGAATCCAACGATGGCAGATTTACCAGCTTATTTTCTGGTATTGTAGACAATGGAGAATGGGGAAGTGAAGGGCGAAGCATGAGCAATGGGCTCAAACCCCTGCCAGAACGTCTGCATGTGATTTGGATTTCGTATGCCGAAAAAACCTTTTACGAAGTAGATACAGCCATTGATCGGGAAAAAATCTACCGGCTTTTCTCCCGGGGCTATTACACTCCTTCCATGAACAAGCAAAGCCCGGAACCTTTTAAAGAATCATACCTAACTATTAATGTTGGTTTTGCCCCCGGAGGAGTGGTCGTTATCTGGGTAGGGGGTGTAGGAAGGCAGATAGAAATAGGAAGATACCAGGCAAAAAAAAACACTATTCCGCAAGAGGTTATTGATAAATTAAAAGAAGAACCGGTATATAGTATGCTTAGGCCAGAATATCAGGAATCAGTAATGAAAAACCCGGGAATAGTACCCCCGGAAGTGCAGCAGGCCCATCAGGGGAAACCCATTCCTTTCGGACTGTGGGATAGCTATCGTAAACCTTATCCCTGGAAGGTTAATTTTGTTCTTCTTGAAGAAGCGGTTTTGGATGACATGACACTGTTTTTGTATAATGGGGAAATGGAAACTCTCTTTGGAGATGATCAGATTGATCAGTTCCGCATCCCGCAGGAGCTCAAATGGAATACTCCCACCCCCCGGCCGGATCCTAAACAAATTAATTTTAACAGGATTCAGAATAAAGAAATTTTTGCCGGTTCCGTTACTTTTAATGAAGAAGAAATATTTCAGGCCTTTGAGGAACTGGGCAGTCAGTTGAGACCCGGGGAAGAATTGCGGCTAACGATACGAATCAGCCAGGATCAAACGGATGCCTCCGTATGGCTGGAGGCCAACGGAAAAAAAACAGGCTTACACCAAAGCGAGGTAAAAATATTTTGA
- a CDS encoding glycosyltransferase family 117 protein gives MNSSYKKVNNLTGWAVFLIAAITYLLTIEPNFSFWDCGEYISSAVKLEVTHSPGAVFFQILGAVWAMLAFGDGTKYSVVINAMSAIMSAFAILFLFWTITHIARKVLFVDTEPENFTRFQKIMLMLSGAVGALTFTFTDTFWFSAVEGEVYAAASCFTALLLWLMCKWENDFYSPRADRWLILISLLIGLSVGVHLMVILVVPTLGYIYYVKKYKFTWKSFIIANIVVGFVFLLVFKIIFPLTMAFFGKSEIFFVNNLQMPFNTGSVFAFLVILLVFYFSLKYTVKKQYVTANTIILSIWFMLIGFSSWIVLPIRANANPPINLNDPDNAIGMLDYYNRAQYGDWPVFYGANYTAYLDPEGITGVEDNGPVYEKDEKTGRYLETSRRWSYKFNPEHVSILPRMYNPDSGVMENYGLMEGYPDFTANPDYVKSTTESYIEDYIQSNNLSNLPQEQMQGLYDQLYNQIQPKVAAEQQKVVDSLKYLKSHDQIDIAAYNKFSSLIKVKKPQVSQNLDFMMTYQMGYMFIRYFLWNFAGRQNDYQGYYENTKGNWITGISFFDNWHLGDQSKLPAIYKNKATNTYFFLPLILGLIGFFFQLNRDPGRNFALVALFLLSSAGIILYTSIKAFEPRERDYALVTSFYTFAIWIGLGVTAIMYGLSLLKKEKVALTLGFITLGVPVLVGFQNWDDHDRSKRYTAYDFSKSYLQGLDKNNPILFVYGDNDTYPLWALQETEEFRSDAKVVNYTLLGTAWYIDQVLRKTYEAPALPSSMSHEEYRDGVNDQVILLSHNTWKQLFASFPNDSIPAEFAPFKKYAVQDSMSAKDAIAFLKDKKIQKAVKSLYAKDFGGRDYGFLPLNKIYIPVNKANALKYGIVKPEDKNLMVDNVVLTLNKSRINKDALAVLNLFANYNWDRSIYFSSGGTYSQSNIMYSQNYLEYQGLVSKLVPIYTKDDGVTQGRINPNTLYHLVMNYKFGNLKDPKAYFDETCRSNILNYRMSCGAAAIALAKAGDKKRANDVLELINTEIPLDLYPASPSFNSIISAYFYIGKEKEGLALADKYKKQVLEELNYYLALPLKSQTFVTDDMYKLSSYYRLIVSNMVETYIDLGEKEKAVNYIAESFKPLDERLKKFEMLGKTNAKNDYVSLQNLDYTYKMIFQVLYPIDSVYVQEKAEEISNIFMKLE, from the coding sequence ATGAATTCAAGCTATAAGAAAGTAAATAATCTTACCGGTTGGGCTGTTTTCCTCATAGCAGCAATCACTTATCTGTTAACCATTGAACCAAATTTCAGTTTTTGGGACTGTGGAGAATATATCTCATCAGCAGTAAAACTTGAAGTTACTCACTCTCCCGGAGCTGTTTTTTTTCAGATTTTAGGAGCTGTTTGGGCAATGCTGGCTTTTGGAGATGGTACTAAATATTCTGTAGTGATAAATGCTATGTCGGCCATTATGAGTGCCTTTGCAATTTTATTTTTGTTTTGGACGATTACCCATATAGCAAGAAAAGTACTTTTCGTGGATACGGAGCCCGAAAATTTTACCCGGTTTCAAAAGATCATGCTCATGTTGAGTGGAGCTGTAGGAGCTTTAACATTTACTTTTACGGATACCTTCTGGTTTTCTGCGGTTGAAGGAGAAGTTTACGCGGCAGCATCCTGTTTTACAGCATTATTATTATGGTTAATGTGCAAATGGGAAAATGATTTTTATTCTCCCAGAGCCGATCGCTGGTTAATTTTAATTTCACTTCTTATAGGACTATCAGTAGGAGTACACTTAATGGTTATATTAGTTGTTCCTACATTAGGATATATTTATTATGTTAAAAAATACAAGTTTACTTGGAAAAGTTTTATAATCGCAAACATAGTAGTAGGGTTCGTATTTTTATTAGTATTTAAAATCATATTTCCACTTACCATGGCTTTCTTTGGTAAGTCTGAAATATTTTTTGTGAATAATCTTCAAATGCCGTTCAACACAGGTTCTGTATTTGCTTTTCTGGTAATACTTCTGGTATTTTATTTTTCATTAAAATACACGGTAAAAAAACAATATGTTACTGCCAATACCATCATATTATCCATATGGTTTATGCTGATAGGATTTTCGAGCTGGATAGTTTTACCGATACGCGCCAATGCTAATCCTCCGATCAATCTTAATGATCCGGATAACGCCATAGGAATGCTTGACTATTATAACCGAGCTCAGTACGGTGACTGGCCTGTATTTTATGGAGCGAACTATACGGCATATTTGGATCCGGAGGGAATAACCGGGGTTGAAGATAATGGCCCGGTATATGAAAAAGATGAAAAAACAGGAAGATATTTGGAAACCAGCAGAAGATGGTCTTATAAATTTAATCCGGAACATGTAAGTATACTACCAAGGATGTACAATCCGGATTCAGGAGTAATGGAAAATTACGGACTCATGGAAGGCTACCCTGATTTTACGGCTAATCCTGATTATGTCAAAAGCACTACAGAGAGTTATATTGAAGATTATATTCAAAGTAATAATTTAAGTAATCTGCCGCAGGAACAAATGCAGGGATTATATGATCAATTATATAATCAGATTCAGCCTAAAGTAGCAGCTGAACAGCAAAAAGTGGTTGATTCCTTAAAATATTTAAAATCTCACGATCAAATAGATATAGCTGCATATAATAAGTTTAGCAGCCTGATCAAGGTGAAGAAACCTCAAGTATCTCAAAATCTGGATTTCATGATGACTTATCAGATGGGATATATGTTTATACGATATTTTCTTTGGAATTTTGCAGGAAGGCAAAATGATTATCAGGGATATTATGAAAATACCAAAGGCAATTGGATTACCGGTATCAGTTTTTTTGATAACTGGCATCTCGGAGATCAAAGTAAATTACCAGCTATATATAAAAACAAAGCGACCAACACTTATTTTTTCCTTCCGCTTATATTAGGATTGATTGGGTTTTTCTTTCAATTAAATCGGGATCCGGGTAGAAATTTTGCATTAGTAGCCTTGTTTCTTTTATCCAGTGCAGGAATTATCCTTTATACAAGTATCAAGGCCTTTGAGCCCAGGGAAAGGGATTATGCTTTAGTAACCTCTTTTTATACGTTTGCTATTTGGATAGGTTTAGGAGTCACTGCCATAATGTATGGACTAAGTTTACTGAAAAAAGAAAAAGTAGCTCTAACATTAGGCTTTATAACTTTAGGAGTGCCTGTTTTAGTAGGTTTTCAAAACTGGGATGATCATGACAGAAGTAAGAGATATACTGCATATGATTTCTCAAAAAGTTATTTGCAAGGGTTGGATAAAAATAATCCTATTCTTTTCGTATATGGAGACAACGATACATATCCTCTATGGGCATTACAGGAAACAGAAGAATTCCGTTCGGATGCAAAAGTGGTGAATTATACCTTATTAGGTACTGCCTGGTATATAGATCAGGTACTTCGAAAAACGTATGAAGCTCCGGCATTGCCATCATCAATGAGCCATGAAGAATATAGAGATGGAGTAAACGATCAGGTTATTCTTTTGTCTCATAATACCTGGAAGCAATTATTTGCTTCTTTTCCTAATGATAGCATACCTGCTGAATTTGCTCCATTTAAAAAATATGCGGTTCAGGACAGTATGTCAGCCAAAGATGCTATTGCTTTTCTTAAAGATAAAAAAATTCAAAAAGCGGTAAAAAGTTTATATGCAAAGGATTTTGGAGGTAGAGATTACGGATTTTTACCTTTAAATAAAATTTATATTCCGGTAAACAAAGCCAATGCGTTAAAATATGGAATTGTAAAACCGGAAGATAAGAATCTCATGGTTGACAATGTGGTCCTAACCTTAAATAAATCAAGAATAAATAAGGATGCTTTGGCGGTATTAAATCTGTTTGCCAATTATAATTGGGACCGATCTATATATTTCAGTTCAGGAGGCACCTATTCACAGTCCAATATAATGTATTCACAAAATTATCTTGAATATCAGGGACTGGTTTCCAAATTAGTTCCGATTTATACAAAAGATGATGGAGTAACTCAAGGGAGAATCAATCCGAATACACTTTATCATTTGGTTATGAATTATAAGTTTGGTAATCTGAAAGATCCCAAAGCTTATTTTGATGAAACTTGTAGAAGTAATATCCTCAATTACCGAATGTCTTGCGGAGCAGCAGCGATTGCCTTAGCAAAAGCCGGTGATAAAAAAAGAGCCAATGATGTTTTAGAATTAATAAATACAGAAATACCACTGGATTTATATCCGGCAAGTCCTTCATTTAATTCAATTATAAGTGCCTATTTTTATATAGGAAAAGAAAAAGAAGGATTGGCATTAGCAGACAAATACAAAAAACAAGTATTGGAAGAGTTAAACTACTATTTGGCTTTACCACTTAAATCGCAAACTTTCGTAACAGACGATATGTATAAATTATCTTCTTATTACAGACTTATAGTTAGTAATATGGTGGAGACTTATATAGATTTGGGTGAAAAGGAAAAAGCGGTGAATTATATAGCTGAATCTTTTAAACCATTAGATGAAAGACTAAAGAAATTTGAAATGTTGGGAAAAACTAATGCGAAAAACGATTATGTTTCTTTGCAGAACCTGGATTATACATACAAAATGATATTTCAGGTATTGTATCCTATTGATTCAGTGTACGTACAGGAAAAAGCTGAAGAAATTTCAAATATTTTTATGAAGTTAGAGTAA
- a CDS encoding phospholipase effector Tle1 domain-containing protein produces MDGYGSPTKEEKEIYTTMAQKKKYWLFGKRVDIENNSYLNDFSNVARKSMSCDEPYTIYVEGIGTEVWEGDSTRGYAYGSGDTGIPEKVTKGCEELAKRVNKARELTKKPDDIKTILITLDIFGFSRGAAAARYCAYNLQKREYAAQTEPGQTGHAGIQSAIYKDHEGKRVDQQWLKNQKLPAMGNFGLALLKAGMDRELVEAVQVRVRFLGIYDTVASYDPDSLIFPSFRKKIKKLHLDELGNPQKIVHFTSMDEHRTYFPLTRIKPGEKRIERNFPGVHSDIGGSYTNYTDTGSEKRLIQRSSGWNYKKAKNYYQELLQSGWYTDLQLKFIDFDERKRSYCEIIGERNLRKEYSYIFLHFMRDESQIYMGNAYIPGEIDKYSLEGNEFLQTIKERLQVYTLEENEDWVLRKERSSLNPQALTENTGSESPPERETELDTICVQDWDRKLKKLRNEYLHWSSYWGKLGYEPNTNRKRQFYNADGTLG; encoded by the coding sequence GTGGACGGATACGGCTCGCCTACAAAAGAAGAAAAAGAAATCTACACCACCATGGCCCAGAAAAAGAAATACTGGTTGTTTGGGAAACGGGTAGATATTGAAAACAACAGTTACCTGAACGATTTTTCCAATGTGGCCCGCAAATCCATGAGCTGTGATGAACCTTATACCATTTATGTGGAAGGCATTGGCACCGAGGTCTGGGAGGGGGATTCCACCCGGGGTTATGCCTACGGAAGCGGCGACACCGGCATTCCGGAAAAGGTTACCAAAGGCTGTGAAGAACTGGCTAAGAGAGTTAATAAAGCTCGAGAGTTGACCAAAAAACCAGATGATATTAAAACAATCCTCATCACTCTGGATATTTTTGGTTTTAGCCGGGGGGCAGCTGCGGCTCGGTATTGTGCCTATAACCTGCAAAAAAGGGAATATGCAGCACAAACAGAACCCGGCCAGACGGGGCATGCAGGTATACAGTCCGCCATTTATAAAGATCATGAAGGGAAACGGGTAGACCAACAATGGCTAAAAAACCAAAAACTGCCTGCCATGGGCAATTTTGGTCTTGCCCTGCTTAAAGCAGGAATGGATCGGGAACTGGTGGAAGCTGTACAGGTACGGGTGCGTTTTTTGGGAATTTACGATACGGTAGCGTCTTATGACCCCGACAGCCTCATATTCCCCAGTTTTAGAAAAAAAATTAAAAAACTGCATCTGGACGAACTGGGCAATCCGCAGAAAATTGTTCACTTCACTTCCATGGACGAGCACCGTACCTATTTCCCCCTTACCCGGATAAAACCCGGTGAAAAACGCATAGAAAGGAACTTTCCGGGCGTGCACAGCGATATTGGCGGCAGTTATACCAACTATACCGATACGGGAAGTGAAAAAAGGCTTATACAAAGAAGCAGTGGATGGAATTATAAGAAAGCTAAAAACTATTACCAGGAACTTCTTCAAAGTGGTTGGTACACAGATCTGCAATTAAAATTCATTGATTTTGATGAAAGAAAACGCTCATACTGCGAAATTATAGGGGAACGAAACCTAAGAAAAGAATACAGTTATATTTTTCTCCATTTTATGAGGGACGAATCCCAAATTTATATGGGAAATGCCTATATACCCGGAGAAATTGATAAATATTCCTTAGAAGGCAATGAATTTCTTCAAACCATCAAAGAGCGGTTGCAGGTATATACCCTGGAGGAAAATGAAGACTGGGTACTAAGAAAAGAAAGGAGTTCGCTCAATCCTCAGGCTCTAACCGAAAATACCGGATCGGAATCACCCCCCGAGAGAGAAACGGAGCTGGATACTATTTGTGTGCAGGACTGGGATAGAAAGCTAAAAAAACTAAGGAACGAATACCTGCATTGGTCATCGTATTGGGGTAAATTGGGCTATGAACCAAATACAAACAGAAAAAGACAGTTTTATAATGCAGACGGAACCCTTGGATAA
- a CDS encoding DUF4280 domain-containing protein: MGWLNKRSNYSRMLEKAKERDLKEKEFEELPTMGRTATPEDKKNGEILLLEEENSKYLEPERKKRKEERQAALEDLLVIDGAELECSLCTAPKGILKVNFDTPSTQEKKTATIEEKSSFSLIFTGNCKKSPNCSLPCKAAMTLGDWKKTGMMKVQERPPLLLKSTIPCLYGGVEVKITDSGQVNEPEINPEAAPVPAPKKKIQIKARQNEYTVVLKKDGTLFNALYPNLEFDISEGTPGEFIDIQVVKIDKKLLKNTVGIAGSWDKNNLPKDRVPVKTFSSYTNGDTALKLDASGKASYTMPLDWWRDLARQPLSDFTSMKIYFKVLSFQAASSVKQESLVKSVEISNNLVSLEIDVNLYATNSSGIQIKDFSADFTVKEPNTTEMYTFVQWKKGGRERWDAAKRMTRPTVRDYNQRHISHYPDWTLDRIGLNPRYADGVYSISNGGKTATLKDKPSSDIASATMPWAYTHIDFETRVHLNLDVPDVLTVINLTGGNIKGIIPPPEPLTLKNVFWESRILQIWNATTTSSIVTHPAIYTGP; encoded by the coding sequence ATGGGTTGGCTGAATAAAAGAAGCAACTATTCCCGAATGCTGGAAAAAGCAAAGGAAAGAGACCTAAAGGAAAAAGAATTTGAAGAACTTCCTACCATGGGCAGAACCGCCACGCCGGAAGATAAAAAAAACGGCGAAATACTACTTTTGGAGGAAGAAAACAGCAAATATCTGGAGCCCGAACGAAAAAAAAGAAAAGAAGAGAGGCAGGCAGCGTTAGAGGATTTACTGGTTATTGACGGAGCCGAACTGGAATGTTCCTTATGCACGGCTCCGAAAGGAATTCTTAAGGTGAATTTTGATACACCGTCCACACAGGAAAAGAAAACGGCAACCATTGAAGAAAAAAGTTCCTTCAGTCTTATTTTTACGGGAAACTGTAAAAAAAGTCCGAATTGTTCCCTGCCCTGTAAAGCAGCAATGACTTTAGGAGATTGGAAAAAAACCGGAATGATGAAAGTTCAGGAGCGCCCGCCATTACTGCTAAAAAGCACTATTCCCTGCCTGTATGGAGGAGTAGAGGTGAAAATAACCGACAGCGGACAGGTTAACGAACCGGAAATAAATCCGGAAGCAGCTCCGGTTCCGGCTCCTAAGAAGAAAATACAGATTAAAGCCCGACAAAATGAATATACCGTGGTTTTAAAAAAAGACGGAACTCTTTTCAACGCCCTTTATCCCAATCTGGAATTTGATATTTCGGAGGGAACTCCGGGAGAATTTATAGATATACAGGTGGTCAAAATAGACAAAAAATTATTGAAAAATACGGTTGGTATAGCCGGTAGCTGGGATAAAAACAATTTACCGAAAGACCGGGTGCCTGTAAAAACGTTTAGCAGCTATACTAACGGAGATACTGCATTAAAACTGGATGCCTCCGGAAAAGCATCCTATACCATGCCCTTAGACTGGTGGAGAGATTTGGCAAGACAGCCTTTAAGCGATTTTACCAGCATGAAAATTTATTTTAAGGTTTTATCATTTCAAGCGGCTTCCTCAGTAAAACAAGAAAGTTTAGTAAAATCGGTGGAGATTTCTAATAATTTAGTTAGTTTGGAAATAGATGTTAATTTATACGCAACGAATTCCTCTGGGATACAAATTAAAGATTTTTCTGCTGATTTTACGGTCAAAGAACCGAACACAACAGAAATGTATACCTTTGTTCAATGGAAAAAAGGAGGAAGAGAGCGATGGGATGCCGCTAAACGAATGACAAGGCCTACTGTACGAGATTATAATCAAAGACATATAAGCCATTATCCAGACTGGACATTGGATAGAATCGGATTAAATCCCAGATATGCTGATGGGGTATATAGCATTTCAAATGGAGGTAAAACAGCAACCTTAAAAGATAAGCCTTCTTCAGATATAGCAAGTGCTACAATGCCCTGGGCTTATACACATATTGATTTTGAAACGAGGGTTCACCTTAATTTAGATGTTCCTGATGTACTTACTGTAATAAATTTGACAGGAGGTAATATTAAAGGAATCATTCCTCCGCCAGAACCATTAACCTTAAAAAATGTTTTTTGGGAATCGAGAATCCTTCAAATATGGAATGCAACTACAACAAGTTCAATAGTAACACATCCTGCAATATATACAGGTCCTTAA
- a CDS encoding DUF2931 family protein, with protein sequence MNPVKIKKYLLVLLILNSVVAVSCQDQNKQQMNEKFQWKETISCPSGYPVDVFRGGLESNDGRFTSLFSGIHTGKYGWGSEGRSMSNGLKPLPERLHVIWISYAEKTFYEVDTAIDREKIYRLFSRGYYTPSMNKQRPEPFKREYDLINVGFAPGGVVVIWVGGVGRQIEIGRYQANKTTIPQEVIDKLKEEPVYSMLRPEYQESVMKNPGIVPPEVQQAHQGKPIPFGLWDSYRKPYPWKVNFTFPNQDILTNRITLFLYNGEMEILFGDNQIDQFRIPQELKWNTPTSRPVPKQITFSWIDKNKVLKSGAVTFEEEEIFQAFEELGSQLSPGEELRLTIRISQDQTDASVWLEANGKKIGLFRSEIDI encoded by the coding sequence ATGAATCCTGTAAAGATAAAAAAATACCTGCTTGTGCTACTGATACTTAATTCGGTCGTAGCAGTTTCCTGTCAGGACCAAAACAAACAACAGATGAATGAAAAATTTCAATGGAAAGAAACGATTTCCTGTCCGTCTGGCTATCCGGTAGATGTGTTTAGAGGAGGGCTGGAATCCAACGATGGCAGATTTACCAGCTTATTTTCTGGAATACACACTGGTAAATATGGTTGGGGAAGTGAAGGGCGAAGCATGAGCAATGGGCTCAAACCCCTGCCAGAACGTCTGCATGTGATTTGGATTTCCTATGCCGAAAAAACCTTTTACGAAGTAGATACAGCCATTGATCGGGAAAAAATCTACCGGCTTTTCTCCCGGGGCTATTACACACCTTCCATGAACAAGCAAAGGCCGGAACCTTTTAAAAGGGAATATGATCTGATAAATGTAGGCTTTGCCCCCGGAGGAGTGGTCGTTATCTGGGTAGGAGGTGTAGGAAGACAGATAGAAATAGGAAGATACCAGGCAAATAAAACAACTATTCCGCAAGAGGTTATTGATAAATTAAAAGAAGAACCGGTATATAGTATGCTTAGGCCAGAATATCAGGAATCGGTAATGAAAAACCCGGGAATAGTACCCCCGGAAGTGCAGCAGGCCCATCAGGGGAAACCCATTCCTTTCGGACTGTGGGACAGCTATCGTAAACCTTATCCCTGGAAGGTAAATTTTACTTTTCCTAATCAGGATATTTTAACTAACCGGATAACCTTATTCTTGTATAACGGGGAAATGGAAATTCTCTTTGGAGATAATCAGATTGATCAGTTCCGCATCCCGCAGGAACTTAAATGGAATACTCCCACCTCCCGGCCGGTTCCTAAACAAATAACCTTTAGCTGGATAGATAAAAACAAGGTTTTAAAAAGCGGAGCAGTAACCTTTGAGGAAGAAGAAATATTTCAGGCCTTTGAGGAACTGGGCAGTCAATTGAGTCCCGGGGAAGAATTGCGGCTAACGATACGAATCAGCCAGGATCAAACGGATGCCTCCGTATGGCTGGAGGCCAACGGAAAAAAAATAGGATTATTTAGAAGCGAAATAGATATATAA
- a CDS encoding type VI secretion system Vgr family protein, with translation MKPFSSDEDKSFKLFSQQEIEELNKRSGSIARYGGNKENLYGDSHIVNVGVQINGTPFFSNTCIQLKLTQKLNADHEFILTADPDEFGESDSYILQNSRQYLGSRISFTFRQWGKAASVWTGVITSVSSQKKDGVKKIIIKGKSPAYLMDNGLHCRSFEDKTFEEIIKEVTQEYPQNLVSFDVNPNFKDKLKYIAQYNQTDLQFLKNLAQRYGEYLFYTGEIFSFSAWGSRIVELTEGEDIYDFELKMETGPQKFSYTAYDPKQASDYTIHSESQAVQQSENPFQQSAVNSSETLFTAIPTAHYDKSLLHKNQVDIEESVLRQRKKQQNLVFIEATTNNPEVRIGDIAKMNAYMPGNTTFKTGKIPIESYRITEIVHEFSDGEGYTNTFVGVPKDLTVPTYYNEQDTPKAQIQHATVTDNKDPLRMGRVRVQFIWQKPNNQQTPWIQIIQPHSGTDKGTYFNPEIGETVVCAFQGGNVEAPIVLGTAYNGGEIAAYYTEGNDIKVLQTRSGTRIVFNDAEGQGSILMEDPSGNKMFMDGEGNISVNAPKNMDFTVGNDFTINVGNNLSTRVGNDNELEVAQAHTHTSFSYNQRVYENKQVTVNGNLSETTSTSTYKIIGGDFWVQSAGISTIVGAIDAKINKG, from the coding sequence ATGAAACCATTCTCATCCGATGAAGACAAATCCTTCAAATTATTCAGTCAACAAGAAATAGAAGAACTTAACAAGCGTAGTGGAAGTATAGCCCGATACGGTGGAAATAAAGAAAACCTGTACGGAGACTCTCATATTGTTAATGTAGGAGTACAAATCAATGGAACCCCGTTTTTTTCAAATACCTGCATACAATTAAAATTAACCCAGAAACTCAATGCGGATCACGAATTCATTCTGACCGCTGATCCGGATGAGTTTGGAGAGTCTGATTCTTATATATTACAGAATTCTAGGCAGTATCTGGGCAGCCGCATTAGCTTTACCTTTCGCCAGTGGGGGAAGGCAGCATCTGTTTGGACAGGTGTTATTACTTCTGTCTCCAGCCAAAAGAAAGACGGGGTAAAAAAAATTATCATTAAAGGAAAATCCCCTGCTTACCTTATGGACAACGGGCTTCACTGTCGCAGTTTCGAAGATAAAACCTTTGAAGAGATTATAAAAGAAGTAACTCAAGAATATCCGCAGAATTTAGTCTCTTTTGATGTTAATCCGAATTTTAAAGATAAATTAAAATATATAGCCCAATATAATCAGACAGACCTCCAGTTTCTTAAAAATTTAGCTCAAAGATATGGGGAGTATTTATTTTATACTGGAGAAATATTCAGCTTTTCAGCTTGGGGTAGCCGCATAGTAGAACTTACCGAAGGAGAAGATATCTACGATTTTGAACTGAAAATGGAAACCGGACCCCAAAAATTTTCTTACACAGCTTACGACCCTAAACAAGCTTCCGATTATACCATACATTCAGAAAGTCAGGCAGTGCAGCAATCAGAAAATCCTTTTCAACAGTCAGCGGTTAACTCCAGTGAAACTTTATTTACAGCAATTCCTACTGCACATTATGATAAGAGTCTGCTGCATAAAAATCAGGTGGATATAGAAGAGTCTGTGCTCAGACAAAGAAAGAAGCAGCAAAACCTGGTTTTTATAGAAGCAACCACCAATAATCCTGAAGTAAGAATCGGAGATATTGCTAAAATGAATGCCTACATGCCGGGCAATACAACTTTTAAAACAGGCAAAATTCCTATAGAATCCTACCGTATCACAGAAATCGTTCACGAATTTTCGGATGGCGAAGGCTATACCAATACCTTTGTAGGAGTTCCAAAAGATTTAACGGTTCCCACGTATTATAATGAGCAGGATACACCTAAAGCCCAGATACAACATGCTACCGTGACCGATAACAAAGATCCTTTACGAATGGGAAGAGTCCGTGTGCAATTTATCTGGCAAAAACCGAACAATCAGCAAACTCCGTGGATACAGATCATACAGCCCCACAGCGGAACCGATAAGGGAACCTATTTTAATCCGGAGATTGGCGAAACTGTGGTATGTGCTTTTCAGGGAGGAAATGTGGAAGCGCCAATAGTTTTGGGAACTGCCTATAATGGAGGAGAGATAGCTGCTTATTACACCGAAGGAAATGACATTAAAGTATTACAAACGAGGAGTGGAACCAGGATTGTTTTCAACGATGCCGAAGGACAAGGTTCTATACTCATGGAGGATCCGAGTGGAAATAAAATGTTTATGGACGGGGAAGGCAACATTTCTGTGAATGCACCTAAAAATATGGATTTTACTGTAGGAAATGATTTTACGATCAATGTAGGCAATAACCTGAGCACCCGGGTAGGAAATGATAATGAGCTAGAGGTAGCTCAGGCTCATACTCATACTTCTTTTTCGTATAATCAGAGGGTGTATGAAAATAAACAGGTAACCGTAAACGGAAATTTATCAGAAACTACCTCAACTTCGACCTATAAAATTATAGGAGGCGATTTTTGGGTTCAAAGTGCAGGAATTTCAACCATTGTAGGAGCCATTGATGCTAAAATCAATAAAGGGTGA